In Brachypodium distachyon strain Bd21 chromosome 2, Brachypodium_distachyon_v3.0, whole genome shotgun sequence, one genomic interval encodes:
- the LOC104583378 gene encoding uncharacterized protein LOC104583378 isoform X1 — MRFVQLSGTPRQHLFFNPLIRHIVAGKFVGYMALRPGGRYHFFTIWPIAFEERGLEAMLSFLYEDCNVPKNSFTLRFMMHISESTNIIGTTINCLRLVTPHFKSTADVVIKEIMQLPTQDFSCFPLEVVNVNAEHYWTEMNTTFAGWFCPDPLCCQGYENNVLSCCRGGKSSSGNKLRLSSIFPEPVSQVFLQCYISPFEYGNLHGSAARYDSSSLENYPLLKLDILLMPHDSLEEPKSTGDGFVIEAINGEMQHLTHLNVHPNQLDEMLLPKATDYLYHNTAATTYEISWRSNHGSAHLCVDKTSARIISGAPTASTGQGRNKNSKVLLEMLQEIMKNTLARECLKLWVIRSSEKLQSMFTAWLKQ; from the coding sequence ATGAGATTTGTGCAGCTCAGCGGAACGCCACGACAACACTTGTTCTTCAACCCTCTCATCAGGCATATCGTTGCAGGAAAGTTCGTAGGATATATGGCGTTGCGTCCAGGAGGCCGATATCACTTCTTCACCATATGGCCAATAGCTTTCGAGGAGCGTGGGCTGGAGGCCATGCTTTCTTTCTTATACGAAGATTGCAATGTGCCCAAGAATAGTTTTACCCTCAGGTTCATGATGCATATCTCAGAGAGCACAAACATAATCGGAACTACAATCAATTGCTTGCGACTAGTGACGCCTCATTTCAAGTCCACGGCCGACGTCGTCATTAAAGAGATCATGCAGCTCCCTACACAAGATTTCTCCTGTTTCCCGCTTGAGGTTGTGAATGTCAACGCGGAACATTACTGGACCGAGATGAACACAACTTTCGCTGGATGGTTCTGCCCTGATCCACTATGTTGCCAAGGATACGAGAACAACGTCTTGTCCTGCTGTCGCGGCGGCAAAAGCAGCAGCGGAAACAAATTGAGGCTTTCAAGTATATTTCCAGAACCAGTATCTCAAGTGTTTTTACAGTGCTACATCTCACCATTCGAGTACGGTAACCTACATGGGTCAGCCGCTAGATATGACTCGTCTTCTTTGGAGAATTACCCGCTTCTGAAGCTGGACATTTTGCTCATGCCTCATGACTCTCTCGAGGAACCCAAGTCAACAGGCGATGGCTTTGTGATAGAGGCGATCAATGGAGAGATGCAACACCTCACACATTTAAATGTTCACCCGAATCAGCTCGACGAGATGTTGCTGCCCAAGGCAACAGATTATCTCTATCATAACACGGCGGCTACGACGTACGAGATAAGTTGGAGATCTAACCATGGCAGTGCACACCTATGCGTGGACAAGACGAGCGCGAGAATAATCTCAGGAGCACCCACGGCCTCCACAGGACAGGGTAGGAACAAGAATAGCAAGGTGCTTCTTGAGATGCTGCAGGAGATAATGAAAAATACGCTGGCAAGAGAATGCTTAAAACTTTGGGTCATTCGTTCCTCCGAGAAACTGCAGAGCATGTTTACGGCATGGCTCAAACAATGA
- the LOC104582952 gene encoding uncharacterized protein LOC104582952 isoform X2 has protein sequence MSPFPAGGGSPRRHSSDSGGGSASGSQIADQLLDPSSYSGQPPRCEEERHVGGNVEAASSAQTMQEQGSSIAATSSSSQPAEAVAHDATETSKNSSNGSLFWARRRNDWGLMFYIRVDLQGSFHTYPDVGGPFQNLQEANNAIDRHLDARRVPKMCIEQAKVSKREMAIRTIMYWPDGTRKKCSQSHAIEKIRDDNRQFVQALVDNYNKDHNLFGDIAYELKDVVHHKLFVEKHMLYWHFNFMAKNKGADDFDGTSGNLFFAEVQQCKRQGEHEELVVSCFCMIKPIDNGHCYGCTTYGSIDMKHPNKSGAYTGGHLYACKKMKFKREWSDEDEETEEARIRRMYKEYDDPHFLKKLRRFRKEQRRLKSEKGAPV, from the exons ATGTCCCCCTTCCCTGCCGGTGGCGGAAGCCCCCGCCGGCACAGCAGCGACAGTGGGGGCGGCAGCGCCAGCGGGTCCCAGATCGCCGACCAACTACTCGACCCCTCCTCCTACAGCGGTCAGCCACC CaggtgcgaggaggagcggcaTGTGGGAGGCAACGTTGAGGCTGCATCTTCTGCGCAAACGATGCAAGAACAGGGATCGTCCATTGCTGCCACTTCCTCATCCTCTCAGCCCGCAGAGGCAGTTGCTCATGACGCTACCGAGACATCAAAGAACTCTTCCAATGGATCACTCTTCTGGGCTCGGCGAAGAAACGATTGGGGCTTGATGTTTTACATCAGGGTTGATCTTCAAGGATCATTCCATACATACCCTGACGTGGGCGGGCCATTTCAGAACCTACAGGAAGCAAATAATGCtatcgaccgccatcttgatgctCGCCGGGTTCCAAAAAT GTGCATTGAACAAGCAAAGGTTTCTAAAAGGGAGATGGCTATACGAACAATTATGTACTGGCCTGATGGCACAAGGAAGAAGTGTTCACAATCTCATGCAATTGAGAAAATCCGTGATGATAACCGCCAATTTGTTCAAGCTTTAGTCGACAATTATAACAAGGATCACAACCTGTTTGGG GATATTGCATATGAACTCAAAGATGTTGTGCATCACAAATTATTTGTTGAGAAACATATGTTGTATTGGCATTTCAATTTCATGGCAAAGAATAAAGGAGCTGATGATTTTGACGGTACCAGTGGCAATCTATTCTTTGCTGAAGTGCAGCAATGTAAGCGACAAGGAGAACATGAAGAATTGGTGGTCAGCTGTTTCTGCATGATTAAGCCTATTGATAATG GCCACTGCTATGGCTGTACAACCTATGGAAGTATTGATATGAAGCACCCCAACAAATCTGGTGCATACACTGGTGGTCACTTGTACGCATGTAAAAAGATGAAGTTTAAGAGAGAGTGGAGCGATGAAGAT GAGGAAACTGAGGAGGCTAGGATAAGGAGAATGTACAAG GAATATGATGATCCACACTTTTTGAAGAAACTCAGGAGGTTCAGGAAGGAACAAAGACGCCTCAAGAGTGAGAAGGGCGCCCCAGTATAA
- the LOC104582952 gene encoding uncharacterized protein LOC104582952 isoform X1 produces the protein MSPFPAGGGSPRRHSSDSGGGSASGSQIADQLLDPSSYSGQPPSRCEEERHVGGNVEAASSAQTMQEQGSSIAATSSSSQPAEAVAHDATETSKNSSNGSLFWARRRNDWGLMFYIRVDLQGSFHTYPDVGGPFQNLQEANNAIDRHLDARRVPKMCIEQAKVSKREMAIRTIMYWPDGTRKKCSQSHAIEKIRDDNRQFVQALVDNYNKDHNLFGDIAYELKDVVHHKLFVEKHMLYWHFNFMAKNKGADDFDGTSGNLFFAEVQQCKRQGEHEELVVSCFCMIKPIDNGHCYGCTTYGSIDMKHPNKSGAYTGGHLYACKKMKFKREWSDEDEETEEARIRRMYKEYDDPHFLKKLRRFRKEQRRLKSEKGAPV, from the exons ATGTCCCCCTTCCCTGCCGGTGGCGGAAGCCCCCGCCGGCACAGCAGCGACAGTGGGGGCGGCAGCGCCAGCGGGTCCCAGATCGCCGACCAACTACTCGACCCCTCCTCCTACAGCGGTCAGCCACC CAGCaggtgcgaggaggagcggcaTGTGGGAGGCAACGTTGAGGCTGCATCTTCTGCGCAAACGATGCAAGAACAGGGATCGTCCATTGCTGCCACTTCCTCATCCTCTCAGCCCGCAGAGGCAGTTGCTCATGACGCTACCGAGACATCAAAGAACTCTTCCAATGGATCACTCTTCTGGGCTCGGCGAAGAAACGATTGGGGCTTGATGTTTTACATCAGGGTTGATCTTCAAGGATCATTCCATACATACCCTGACGTGGGCGGGCCATTTCAGAACCTACAGGAAGCAAATAATGCtatcgaccgccatcttgatgctCGCCGGGTTCCAAAAAT GTGCATTGAACAAGCAAAGGTTTCTAAAAGGGAGATGGCTATACGAACAATTATGTACTGGCCTGATGGCACAAGGAAGAAGTGTTCACAATCTCATGCAATTGAGAAAATCCGTGATGATAACCGCCAATTTGTTCAAGCTTTAGTCGACAATTATAACAAGGATCACAACCTGTTTGGG GATATTGCATATGAACTCAAAGATGTTGTGCATCACAAATTATTTGTTGAGAAACATATGTTGTATTGGCATTTCAATTTCATGGCAAAGAATAAAGGAGCTGATGATTTTGACGGTACCAGTGGCAATCTATTCTTTGCTGAAGTGCAGCAATGTAAGCGACAAGGAGAACATGAAGAATTGGTGGTCAGCTGTTTCTGCATGATTAAGCCTATTGATAATG GCCACTGCTATGGCTGTACAACCTATGGAAGTATTGATATGAAGCACCCCAACAAATCTGGTGCATACACTGGTGGTCACTTGTACGCATGTAAAAAGATGAAGTTTAAGAGAGAGTGGAGCGATGAAGAT GAGGAAACTGAGGAGGCTAGGATAAGGAGAATGTACAAG GAATATGATGATCCACACTTTTTGAAGAAACTCAGGAGGTTCAGGAAGGAACAAAGACGCCTCAAGAGTGAGAAGGGCGCCCCAGTATAA
- the LOC104583378 gene encoding uncharacterized protein LOC104583378 isoform X2 — protein sequence MALRPGGRYHFFTIWPIAFEERGLEAMLSFLYEDCNVPKNSFTLRFMMHISESTNIIGTTINCLRLVTPHFKSTADVVIKEIMQLPTQDFSCFPLEVVNVNAEHYWTEMNTTFAGWFCPDPLCCQGYENNVLSCCRGGKSSSGNKLRLSSIFPEPVSQVFLQCYISPFEYGNLHGSAARYDSSSLENYPLLKLDILLMPHDSLEEPKSTGDGFVIEAINGEMQHLTHLNVHPNQLDEMLLPKATDYLYHNTAATTYEISWRSNHGSAHLCVDKTSARIISGAPTASTGQGRNKNSKVLLEMLQEIMKNTLARECLKLWVIRSSEKLQSMFTAWLKQ from the coding sequence ATGGCGTTGCGTCCAGGAGGCCGATATCACTTCTTCACCATATGGCCAATAGCTTTCGAGGAGCGTGGGCTGGAGGCCATGCTTTCTTTCTTATACGAAGATTGCAATGTGCCCAAGAATAGTTTTACCCTCAGGTTCATGATGCATATCTCAGAGAGCACAAACATAATCGGAACTACAATCAATTGCTTGCGACTAGTGACGCCTCATTTCAAGTCCACGGCCGACGTCGTCATTAAAGAGATCATGCAGCTCCCTACACAAGATTTCTCCTGTTTCCCGCTTGAGGTTGTGAATGTCAACGCGGAACATTACTGGACCGAGATGAACACAACTTTCGCTGGATGGTTCTGCCCTGATCCACTATGTTGCCAAGGATACGAGAACAACGTCTTGTCCTGCTGTCGCGGCGGCAAAAGCAGCAGCGGAAACAAATTGAGGCTTTCAAGTATATTTCCAGAACCAGTATCTCAAGTGTTTTTACAGTGCTACATCTCACCATTCGAGTACGGTAACCTACATGGGTCAGCCGCTAGATATGACTCGTCTTCTTTGGAGAATTACCCGCTTCTGAAGCTGGACATTTTGCTCATGCCTCATGACTCTCTCGAGGAACCCAAGTCAACAGGCGATGGCTTTGTGATAGAGGCGATCAATGGAGAGATGCAACACCTCACACATTTAAATGTTCACCCGAATCAGCTCGACGAGATGTTGCTGCCCAAGGCAACAGATTATCTCTATCATAACACGGCGGCTACGACGTACGAGATAAGTTGGAGATCTAACCATGGCAGTGCACACCTATGCGTGGACAAGACGAGCGCGAGAATAATCTCAGGAGCACCCACGGCCTCCACAGGACAGGGTAGGAACAAGAATAGCAAGGTGCTTCTTGAGATGCTGCAGGAGATAATGAAAAATACGCTGGCAAGAGAATGCTTAAAACTTTGGGTCATTCGTTCCTCCGAGAAACTGCAGAGCATGTTTACGGCATGGCTCAAACAATGA
- the LOC104582952 gene encoding uncharacterized protein LOC104582952 isoform X3, with amino-acid sequence MNVPRISFPGWRMSHQKISRCEEERHVGGNVEAASSAQTMQEQGSSIAATSSSSQPAEAVAHDATETSKNSSNGSLFWARRRNDWGLMFYIRVDLQGSFHTYPDVGGPFQNLQEANNAIDRHLDARRVPKMCIEQAKVSKREMAIRTIMYWPDGTRKKCSQSHAIEKIRDDNRQFVQALVDNYNKDHNLFGDIAYELKDVVHHKLFVEKHMLYWHFNFMAKNKGADDFDGTSGNLFFAEVQQCKRQGEHEELVVSCFCMIKPIDNGHCYGCTTYGSIDMKHPNKSGAYTGGHLYACKKMKFKREWSDEDEETEEARIRRMYKEYDDPHFLKKLRRFRKEQRRLKSEKGAPV; translated from the exons ATGAATGTACCTCGGATTTCATTCCCGGGCTGGCGGATGTCCCACCAAAAAAT CAGCaggtgcgaggaggagcggcaTGTGGGAGGCAACGTTGAGGCTGCATCTTCTGCGCAAACGATGCAAGAACAGGGATCGTCCATTGCTGCCACTTCCTCATCCTCTCAGCCCGCAGAGGCAGTTGCTCATGACGCTACCGAGACATCAAAGAACTCTTCCAATGGATCACTCTTCTGGGCTCGGCGAAGAAACGATTGGGGCTTGATGTTTTACATCAGGGTTGATCTTCAAGGATCATTCCATACATACCCTGACGTGGGCGGGCCATTTCAGAACCTACAGGAAGCAAATAATGCtatcgaccgccatcttgatgctCGCCGGGTTCCAAAAAT GTGCATTGAACAAGCAAAGGTTTCTAAAAGGGAGATGGCTATACGAACAATTATGTACTGGCCTGATGGCACAAGGAAGAAGTGTTCACAATCTCATGCAATTGAGAAAATCCGTGATGATAACCGCCAATTTGTTCAAGCTTTAGTCGACAATTATAACAAGGATCACAACCTGTTTGGG GATATTGCATATGAACTCAAAGATGTTGTGCATCACAAATTATTTGTTGAGAAACATATGTTGTATTGGCATTTCAATTTCATGGCAAAGAATAAAGGAGCTGATGATTTTGACGGTACCAGTGGCAATCTATTCTTTGCTGAAGTGCAGCAATGTAAGCGACAAGGAGAACATGAAGAATTGGTGGTCAGCTGTTTCTGCATGATTAAGCCTATTGATAATG GCCACTGCTATGGCTGTACAACCTATGGAAGTATTGATATGAAGCACCCCAACAAATCTGGTGCATACACTGGTGGTCACTTGTACGCATGTAAAAAGATGAAGTTTAAGAGAGAGTGGAGCGATGAAGAT GAGGAAACTGAGGAGGCTAGGATAAGGAGAATGTACAAG GAATATGATGATCCACACTTTTTGAAGAAACTCAGGAGGTTCAGGAAGGAACAAAGACGCCTCAAGAGTGAGAAGGGCGCCCCAGTATAA